TGACCCCATTGCCCTTAGTTTTTAGGGAAGCAGGTAATCGGGTCCGGAACGGGCACTCGAGGCCGATTCTTGTTAAGGATGAAGGTGTTTTGACATTTTTGAATTGTGATTTTCTATTGCCCGCTGGCAAAGCGTCCGGGTAAATCAAAAATCTAAAATCACCCTTCATCCTTGCCCTTCATCGTTGCGATGCAACGGAAGCCGGCGTCGGGCGAGCGGGCGTCCGATGCAAGCCGCCTGGGGGTGGTCCGCTCGAGCGGCTTCCATTCCGACGCTTTTTCCCCGAAGAGCTTTCGGTTATTATAGGCGGCGCCTTTCAATATTTTGCCGGTGAGGTCGGAATCGGAACAGAACTCCCAGACATTACCCAAAACATCGAAGAGGCCGAATTGATTAGCTGCGAGGCTGCCGACCGGTGATGGGGAAAGGCGCGGCGCAAGCCGGCTGGTAATGGCGTCTTCGAACCGGGCGTCGCCCAGAAAGAATTCCCACTGCGCTTGCGAAGGGAGGCGATAAACAAAGCCGCCGGGCAAGGCAACCCCGTTGGCCTCCGAGGCGGTGAGTTTACGACAGAACTCAGCCGCTTCAGTCCAAGTGACATTTTCCACCGGCTGCACGGCATCTTTGAACTGGCTGGGGTTGGTTCCCATGACCCGTTCAAATTGTTCCTGGGTAACTTCGTATTTAGCCACATAGCCGCCCTGAGCGGTGCCGGGCAGCCCTGCTATCCAAACCAAAACCATTCCGATGCTGTTGGTTAAAACCTTTCGCAGGGCGGAAGCGGCGGCTGCGGTTGCCGAGTCCCTGGAGTCTGGTAGAGAGGCAGGCGCCACGGAGGGGGCACTTGCAGCTCCAACCGCGCCGGGGGCAGTACTCGCCAGAACCACAAGTTCGTGGGGAACAGACTGGGTAACAGGCGCGGGCGCAGCGGGCACAGGCTGGTCGGGCGCAGGTTTTGCAAGAGCAAGCTGGGCGTTTGTTTGAAGCGGCGCTATGGACTGGACGTTTGTATTGAGCACCGGCGCTGACACGGGTTTGGGCGCCTGTTGGCTGGCGAGCGCTTCGTGTGGCTCGCCCGGTGCGCCTTGAACCGGCGCATTGGATTTCTGGGTGAGCGCAGCATCGGGCGGAAGCGCGAGAGGTTTCTCAATCCCTGGTTTATTACTGGCGGTAGTTGCGGCAGTGGGGGGCGATGGCATGTAGGAGTGTTCGCCCTTTCCGGGCGCATTGCGCAGGAACAAAGCCGCGCCGCCTCCCAAAAGGATTCCTCCGCCACAGAGCGCCAGAAACAATTTGATGCCTTTGCCCTTTCGGAACCATCGGGCGGTGGCGGAAATCCAGCCGCCTGATTCGCTTTCTGAAGGCTGGTCCTCTTCGGCTCGGCCCAGGTCGGCAAAGCTCTTGCCATTCTGAAATTCGGCTAGCGCGCTCCTGGCTTTGGCCTTAAAGGGCTCGTCCATTTCATACGGGACATCGGTGACCAGAGGCAACGCTGCGGGCAACGAGCGCAGGCAAAAGAACTCGTGGCTTGAGGGTTCGCCGGCAATCACGTCCAGCCAGGGCCCAGCCGGAGAGGAAATAAAGAGGCAAGGCACAAAACGGTCCACCCGAATACCGAGCAGCCGGCTCCAGAGCAGCACGCTGGGTTCAAAACCCAAAGCCCCTGCGGGCACCCGCATGTGCTGCGGACGCAACCCGGAGAAATCGCCGCGCATGTCGAAATTGCCCGGCCTGTAAGAGGCCATCTGGTTTTGCAGGTGGTACAGGGCGCGGAACCAGCCCTGCTGGTCAGGCCCGAAAGCGGCTTCGTTGACAAATCGGGTTCGGGCCTGGCTGTCCACTAACGGGGATTCAGCGGCGGGATTTGCCCCTGTCAGCGCATTTTGCAACTGCGCGCGATACCGGGTTAAAATGCTGCGCACTTCGGCGGCGCTGTTGGTTGCCCTGCAGGCTTGCTCGACCTGTTGCAGCCGGGGCAACACCTGTTCGATACCCCACGATGCCGGCGCGCCAATACAATGAGCGCAGACAACCATCGGGTAGCGCGTGCGCCCTTTGCCGTCGCTCGAAGACCACATCCGGCCGACGAGGAATTGCCCGGAACGCTGCCACAGAAAAACGTGGTTGAATTCCTCGATGCGTTCGGCGGGCTTGAGCTTCTCCCAAGCGCCGGTGTCGATCTGGCCGCCAACGCCCTGGACGTACAGCGTGCGTTTGGCCAAAACCAGGCTCTCGCTGTCCAACCCAAGGTCTTCGATATGATCATCCCAGCCCGGGTGCTTGCCAAAAGCGCCCAACCCGAGGAAACGGTCGCTGCCCGGATCGAGGCGCGAAGCGTCCTCAGCTAAGAATCTTTTGAAAAATTGGCTCATGATCCCCTGCGCCCGGCCTAATCCTTTGGCCACTGGTTCAGGTCGGGCAAAGGCTGGCTGAAAACCAGTTTCAATCGCATAACGCTGGCGCGCGGGTCGCCAGAGCGATTGAAATTCCTGGGCACGACCCAGGTTCGGGCATCGCCAGCAGGTTTTCCTCCATACTTAAAGAGCAAAGTTAGCGGGCTCCACTCGCCCGAATCGCTCAACACCTGGGCCTCGCGGTCCGGGGCCTCATACAATTGGAAGCTGCACGGTTTGGCGACGGTGATTTTGCCGAGTTCCTGGTTTTCATCGATTTGGAGTTTGATGAGGCTGGCGGGCACTCCCTCCTGCGACAGCTTGATTAAGCGCAGGCTGGTTCGCCACAACTTTTCCTCCTCTTTTGCGTCATCATCGGGCTTGAGCAGAGTAATGGTGCAGGAAAGCGGTTCGCCCTCTTTCCCCTTGAGGGACGAGGCGACTTTGCTCAACCCATGGACCCGCGTGACAAAGGGGCCCCAGGCCGAAGTGCCTTTAACGCCCGAACCCTGCAGAGTTGCTAAATCCGAGGCAATGCCTTGCAACAGTTTGGATGCGGGGTCGAGGCTTGCGGCAGGCAGTATTTGGGTGGAGCTTTGAACCAAGGGGAACAGGGCAACGGGGGCCACTGCTTTGCCGGCCTCGATGCGGAATGCATCGGCAAACAACGCATCCAGATAGAAATCACCCACAGCCGCCACGTCGTTGCTGGCATAACCGGCGTACGCCTTGAATGCCTTCTGCAAATCGGCGCGCTCGGCCACAACCTGATCCAGCTTGGCCGGCAACTCCTGCAGGGTCACATTGGCGTAGCAACTGTCATCGGAGAGTTTGGCGGCGCGATCATAGAGACTGAAACGCTGTTCAAAGAGTTTCCGATTTCCAGATACCGCCAAAAATTCCGCATCCAAGCGGTTAAAGTCCGCGATGTCATTGGCGGAAATCATATTGGCCAGGTTCGAGCTAAAAGAGGCTTTCGTGGCCGCCAAGCGGTTGGAGACATGGGCAAAGACGGGGTAATCGGGATGTTTGCGCAATGCATTGGTATTGGCGTGGTCGATCTTTTCAAAGGCGCCCCAGGCGTAAGTCATGATTTGATTGGTGTAGGTCTGCCGGGCGGCATTGAACAGGAGGGCAGACTTGAAGAGTTCATTTTTGGCGGCTTGAGCCAGGAGCGGCTCGATTTTGGCGCTGCTATTGCGCAAGGTCTGCAGGGCGCTTCTGGCGCGGTCAGCGTCTGCCGCTTTGGAGGCGCTAAAGAAATCTTTCTCGGCGCGATTGAAAGTATCGAAGGTGGCGCGCAGGTCGGCAATCTGAGTCCAGTTGGTGGCGACGTTGCGGATGGTGTTGGTGGCGGTGCGGATGCAAGAATCCAGGCCGGCCTGGAGGAGGGAATTGGTGGCCACGCCATGATTAGTGGTTGTCTCAGAAAGCCAGGCAGGTGGCCAGACGCCTTGTCCAAAGCGGTTCGAGGAGTAGGTCCAGGCCATGCTCGCCACGAGGTTCGTATCGTCCGCGGCGTTCTGTCCGGTGACGTACTTGGAGAAGAGCCCCAGGAAACTGGCTGCAGCGTGGCTATCCATCTCAACCGTATCGCCGGCGCGCCGGGAGAGCACGTCCGATTCCAGGCGAATCAAGCCTGCCAGGGCGTCCGGCAGTTTATCGGGCATGGCAGCCAAAGCCGGGTTGCGGATGGTTTTATCGAGGGCGTCGCGGAGCGGCTTAAGGACACCCGTCTCGAAGATGACACGCTGGGCGTGTTTGCTGTCGCGATTATAGCTCGCAGCCAGGCCCGGCGAGGTCCAACGCCCTTGAATTTCATTCTCCGACAACTCACGGAGTTTTTCGTGGAACTCGCCCAAGGTCATTTTCTGGTCCGCGAAGGTGAACCGGTTGGTGACGAGGGAATAGTTACCTTCATCTTCGAGCCGGAAGAGCGAGCGGTTCCAGAGGCCCTTGTCATCCCATCCTGTATCTTTGGCAGCGGCCCAATAATCAGCGCGGTCCTTGACCTGGCTGCGCACGGTGCGCATGCCGATCCAGGCGACGACAACAAAGACCATCAGCGCCACGAAACAACTGGCATAAAGGAGCATCTGGCGCTGGCGCAACATCGAGCTGGTATTGGTCGCGCGCGTGACGAGACCCTTTTCCTTGAACACTTTGTCCATGAACAGGTCCCGGAGGAAATACGCCCGGTCCCGTTCCCAGACCTTGCCTTCGGGCAGTTCGTCAGCGGCAATCCCAATCGCCTCGGCCAGTTCCTGGTCCAAGGCAGCGCCTTCCCGCATGGATGAGGTAAAATAAATCCCGCGAAGGAAGAGCGGTTTGGCAGACCATTCACCGGGCATGAAGATGGTTTCGAGGTAGCGACGCAGGCGCGGGGCCAGCATCAGGAGGCTGTTGGGCAGGGCATAGAGCGAATCGACTTCATCGGTGCGCCGTGGAGCGCTTTCAGCCACCGGGTCACGCATCAGACCCAACCGCCGCCGGCGCAGGCGCTCGGCCACCACGCCAAGGTGCTTCTCGACCATCTCGGGTTTGAACGGTGAATCCAGCGGCTCGGGGTTTGCCCAACCGAGCATTTGATGCTGCAACTGGGGGTCGGTCAACCCTTCAAAGAACTCGCGAAATCCGTTGATCTTATCGCTCTTGGTAATGACAACATAGACCGGAAAGCGGAAATCCAGCACGCGCTGAATGACATCGAGTTGTTGGGCGATCTTGCCGGCCTTGGCGGCGATCTGGTCGGCCGAGTCCTTAATGAGGCTGTCGGAGGGAATGACCAGAAGCAGGCCATTAATGGGGCAATAAGGGCGGTTCTTTTTGAGCAGTTTGAGGAACTCTTTCCACTCACTGGTTTCGCCGGGCTTGACGTCTTCGAAGACCAGACGCCCAGCGGTATCGAGCAACACGGCATAGTTGGTGAACCACCAATTCATGTTAATGGTTCCACCCGCTCCCATATAGCCGGTGTCGTTGTCTCCTTCGTGCATCCCGGGAGGGAAGCCCACATTGCAATGGCGGACTGCCTCGGTTTTGCCCGAGCCCGGTTCGCCGATGATGGCATACCAGGGAAGGGTGTAGAGGTCCTTGCCGCGCGAGCGGAAGGCCTCGACCCCATCCTCGAATTTCTTGCGGAGGCTGTCGAGTTTGGCCATGTCGGTGGCCGAGATGCCGCGGGGAGTGGCGGTGGTGCTCTGCTGCAACTCACCGCGCAGGCGGGCATTTTGCTTTTTGCGCTGCCAATAATGCCACAAGAGATAGCCGCCCACGAAAAGCAGCAGCAAACCCACAAGAACGGCGGCAAATATCAACAGCAGTTTCCAACTCCCTTTTCCGGCTGCGCCGCCGGCTCCCACCAGGGCAACAATGCCGGTGGCCCCAAGAAACCATTTTATCGGTGAAGGCAAGTTCGAGAATTTATCCATACTACAAAAGCGTTACTTGGGCTGTGCCGTGATCTGGTGTTTGGCGATCTCGGCGAAGGAATCATTGAGGTCGGCCCTGGCCCTGTGGTAGAGCCAGACATAGGAGGCGACACAGGCAAAAATCAGGGCGAGAAAAATCATGCTGATGACCAACACCTTGCGGCTCGGGGGCTCCGTCAGGTCCCGTGTATCGACGCCTTCGTAGGCATCGGGGCACATTTTGGCCATTTCATCGGTTTCCAGCCAGCGCTTGATGCGCGGGGCGATGGTGAACATGGTCTTGCGCAGCAATTCGGGCTGGCGGAAGTAAATCCCGCTGAAACCCAAGCCGATGCAGACATAAAACACCGCCAGCCGCTCCGAGGCCTCGTCGCTCGAGTCCTTTAAATCCTCATCGAGCAAATCAAAAAACTTCTCGTCCCCGGCCAATTCATTGCGTTCGTATCCCAGGCGATTTTGATTCCATTGCGCGGCAAAGCGCAGGCCGCTTTCGGAGATGATAGCATCGACGAAGAACAGGAGGGGGAGTTCGACTTTTTTGATTTGGCTGCTCAGGCGGAAGTCGCTCGCGGCCCGTTGCTGCATGTCCTCGAAGATGGCTTTGATCTCGCTGCGGACGACCGCGTAATCGAGGCTCACGCCGCGCGGCAGGGCGGCGCCTTTGGTCAAGAAGGTGGTTTCGCCGGTCGGGGCGACGCCGGACTTGCGGCCAACGCGATTGAGCCGGCAAACGTATTGAAAGAGCGGTTCGGTTAATTCCAGGAGTGTCATGGTTTGGGCGCGCCCGAAGGCACGGTCATGTATAAGGTAAATTCAGCTCCGGACCAATCCAGTTCGCTGCCGGTCCAGCGGATCGTGGTAGATTTTTCGGAGGCGACCTGCTGCCACATCCGTTCGCTCGCAGTGCGGTC
This sequence is a window from Verrucomicrobiia bacterium. Protein-coding genes within it:
- a CDS encoding SUMF1/EgtB/PvdO family nonheme iron enzyme, which translates into the protein MAKGLGRAQGIMSQFFKRFLAEDASRLDPGSDRFLGLGAFGKHPGWDDHIEDLGLDSESLVLAKRTLYVQGVGGQIDTGAWEKLKPAERIEEFNHVFLWQRSGQFLVGRMWSSSDGKGRTRYPMVVCAHCIGAPASWGIEQVLPRLQQVEQACRATNSAAEVRSILTRYRAQLQNALTGANPAAESPLVDSQARTRFVNEAAFGPDQQGWFRALYHLQNQMASYRPGNFDMRGDFSGLRPQHMRVPAGALGFEPSVLLWSRLLGIRVDRFVPCLFISSPAGPWLDVIAGEPSSHEFFCLRSLPAALPLVTDVPYEMDEPFKAKARSALAEFQNGKSFADLGRAEEDQPSESESGGWISATARWFRKGKGIKLFLALCGGGILLGGGAALFLRNAPGKGEHSYMPSPPTAATTASNKPGIEKPLALPPDAALTQKSNAPVQGAPGEPHEALASQQAPKPVSAPVLNTNVQSIAPLQTNAQLALAKPAPDQPVPAAPAPVTQSVPHELVVLASTAPGAVGAASAPSVAPASLPDSRDSATAAAASALRKVLTNSIGMVLVWIAGLPGTAQGGYVAKYEVTQEQFERVMGTNPSQFKDAVQPVENVTWTEAAEFCRKLTASEANGVALPGGFVYRLPSQAQWEFFLGDARFEDAITSRLAPRLSPSPVGSLAANQFGLFDVLGNVWEFCSDSDLTGKILKGAAYNNRKLFGEKASEWKPLERTTPRRLASDARSPDAGFRCIATMKGKDEG
- a CDS encoding DotU family type IV/VI secretion system protein, with the translated sequence MTLLELTEPLFQYVCRLNRVGRKSGVAPTGETTFLTKGAALPRGVSLDYAVVRSEIKAIFEDMQQRAASDFRLSSQIKKVELPLLFFVDAIISESGLRFAAQWNQNRLGYERNELAGDEKFFDLLDEDLKDSSDEASERLAVFYVCIGLGFSGIYFRQPELLRKTMFTIAPRIKRWLETDEMAKMCPDAYEGVDTRDLTEPPSRKVLVISMIFLALIFACVASYVWLYHRARADLNDSFAEIAKHQITAQPK
- a CDS encoding type VI secretion protein IcmF/TssM N-terminal domain-containing protein — protein: MDKFSNLPSPIKWFLGATGIVALVGAGGAAGKGSWKLLLIFAAVLVGLLLLFVGGYLLWHYWQRKKQNARLRGELQQSTTATPRGISATDMAKLDSLRKKFEDGVEAFRSRGKDLYTLPWYAIIGEPGSGKTEAVRHCNVGFPPGMHEGDNDTGYMGAGGTINMNWWFTNYAVLLDTAGRLVFEDVKPGETSEWKEFLKLLKKNRPYCPINGLLLVIPSDSLIKDSADQIAAKAGKIAQQLDVIQRVLDFRFPVYVVITKSDKINGFREFFEGLTDPQLQHQMLGWANPEPLDSPFKPEMVEKHLGVVAERLRRRRLGLMRDPVAESAPRRTDEVDSLYALPNSLLMLAPRLRRYLETIFMPGEWSAKPLFLRGIYFTSSMREGAALDQELAEAIGIAADELPEGKVWERDRAYFLRDLFMDKVFKEKGLVTRATNTSSMLRQRQMLLYASCFVALMVFVVVAWIGMRTVRSQVKDRADYWAAAKDTGWDDKGLWNRSLFRLEDEGNYSLVTNRFTFADQKMTLGEFHEKLRELSENEIQGRWTSPGLAASYNRDSKHAQRVIFETGVLKPLRDALDKTIRNPALAAMPDKLPDALAGLIRLESDVLSRRAGDTVEMDSHAAASFLGLFSKYVTGQNAADDTNLVASMAWTYSSNRFGQGVWPPAWLSETTTNHGVATNSLLQAGLDSCIRTATNTIRNVATNWTQIADLRATFDTFNRAEKDFFSASKAADADRARSALQTLRNSSAKIEPLLAQAAKNELFKSALLFNAARQTYTNQIMTYAWGAFEKIDHANTNALRKHPDYPVFAHVSNRLAATKASFSSNLANMISANDIADFNRLDAEFLAVSGNRKLFEQRFSLYDRAAKLSDDSCYANVTLQELPAKLDQVVAERADLQKAFKAYAGYASNDVAAVGDFYLDALFADAFRIEAGKAVAPVALFPLVQSSTQILPAASLDPASKLLQGIASDLATLQGSGVKGTSAWGPFVTRVHGLSKVASSLKGKEGEPLSCTITLLKPDDDAKEEEKLWRTSLRLIKLSQEGVPASLIKLQIDENQELGKITVAKPCSFQLYEAPDREAQVLSDSGEWSPLTLLFKYGGKPAGDARTWVVPRNFNRSGDPRASVMRLKLVFSQPLPDLNQWPKD